From one Montipora capricornis isolate CH-2021 chromosome 10, ASM3666992v2, whole genome shotgun sequence genomic stretch:
- the LOC138021048 gene encoding soluble guanylate cyclase 88E-like yields MYGMLLESVEHFLKEKYGEKTWNLIRLRAGVKKHVFVTHERYPDSLMLDIAGAASEVIGKQTDMTPDDFIQFFGVCFVKFFSNYGYDRIIRVSGRHFRDFLSGIDNLHEHMRFGYPKLMSPSFYCAEETSSGLVLHYKSKRNGLYRYVIGQILEVARTFFDIALEIKVLDVISSGNGCHATYRLNFDNSAFKPIIPDMLAVRENRSLSCETFLQLMPFSFVVSANMKIVIAGDALISTLGGVVGNRANDLFSLRRPRREFSWENIKTWNVICELVAKLPCLRTNGLKKLPLRPMRSLDRAQFLSSLSRVADNHQEETSKTKSSILAIMDEIECHNNNSVPFKPIARKHSEVQTVTRKGPLLPSLHAGKDFYPDKTIRQLHLRGNVKYLKKNDLVLFICSPMIASLDEMALAGMYMSDLGLYDSSQEMVLSGIQSLPQLEYARDQLLDRGKSLEESLQKLEQERQRSEQLLCRMMPKAVADRLKDGQKAIETCEFFDSVTIMFSYLDGFDRICTKVTPMEVVSLVNKMFLTFDTLSEKHDVYKFETLGDAQYMVVNGVPVRKDHHVEPVAAMALDILESMDELKDPSTGKPLTITIGMHMGPVAAGLVGEKMPQYCLFGDSVNMAARLRTTSLPMRIQISESCKQSLKGSDFLTEFRGLIELKGRGKTRTYWLTGRRHASPIQVSPALAAS; encoded by the exons ATGTATGGAATGCTACTGGAAAGCGTGGAGCACTTCTTGAAGGAAAAGTATGGCGAAAAGACGTGGAATTTGATTCGTCTTCGAGCTGGAGTCAAGAAGCATGTGTTTGTCACACACGAGCGTTATCCAGACAGCCTTATGTTGGATATCGCTGGAGCAGCCTCTGAGGTCATTGGAAAACAAACCGACATGACCCCAGATGATTTCATTCAATTCTTTGGGGTGTGCTTCGTGAAATTTTTCAGTAATTACGGGTATGACCGGATTATCCGAGTCAGTGGAAGACATTTCAGGGATTTTTTGAGTGGGATTGATAACTTACACGAACACATGCGGTTTGGATATCCAAAGCTTATGTCACCGTCTTTTTACTGCGCAGAAGAGACATCGTCTGGATTGGTGCTTCACTACAAATCTAAGCGGAATGGACTTTATCGTTATGTCATTGGGCAAATCTTGGAAGTTGCAAGAACGTTCTTTGACATAGCACTCGAGATAAAAGTACTCGATGTGATCAGTTCTGGAAATGGTTGCCACGCTACCTATCGCTTAAACTTTGATAACTCCGCTTTTAAACCGATTATCCCAGACATGTTGGCCGTTCGAGAAAATCGGTCTTTATCTTGTGAAACTTTCCTTCAGCTTATGccgtttagctttgtcgtgtcGGCCAACATGAAAATAGTCATTGCAGGCGACGCGCTCATTTCTACGCTTGGAGGCGTCGTTGGAAATCGCGCAAACGACTTGTTTTCATTAAGACGACCAAGGCGGGAGTTTTCGTGGGAAAAT ATCAAAACATGGAACGTTATCTGCGAGCTGGTCGCAAAACTACCCTGTTTGCGAACAAATGGCCTAAAAAAACTCCCTCTCAGGCCAATGAGATCACTGGACAGAGCACAGTTCCTTTCGTCTCTTTCCAGAGTGGCAGATAATCATCAAGAGGAAACGTCGAAAACGAAATCGAGTATTTTAGCCATTATGGATGAAATTGAATGTCATAATAACAACTCCGTGCCATTCAAGCCAATTGCTAGGAAACATAGTGAAGTGCAGACCGTGACGCGAAAAGGCCCTTTGCTGCCCAGCTTGCATGCTGGCAAGGATTTCTACCCTGACAAAACCATTAGACAGCTGCATTTGAGAGGAAACGTGAAATATCTTAAGAAGAACGATTTGGTTCTGTTTATCTGCTCACCAAT GATAGCAAGCTTAGATGAGATGGCTCTCGCCGGAATGTACATGAGTGATTTGGGGTTGTATGATTCATCACAAGAAATGGTTCTCTCTGGAATCCAGTCTCTTCCACAGCTTGAGTACGCGCGTGACCAG CTTTTAGATCGAGGAAAAAGTTTGGAAGAAAGCTTGCAGAAACTGGAACAGGAAAGACAAAGAAGTGAGCAGTTGTTGTGTCGAATGATGCCAAAAGCTGTTGCTGATCGACTGAAAGACGGACAGAAAGCCATTGAAACATGCGAG TTTTTTGACAGCGTCACCATTATGTTCAGTTATTTGGATGGATTTGACAGGATTTGTACCAAGGTCACGCCCATGGAGGTTGTTTCTCTTGtgaacaaaatgtttttgacTTTTGATACCCTGAGCGAGAAGCATGACGTTTACAAG TTCGAGACCCTCGGGGACGCTCAGTATATGGTGGTTAATGGTGTACCCGTGAGGAAGGACCATCATGTTGAGCCCGTTGCTGCAATGGCCCTGGACATTCTGGAATCGATGGATGAGCTAAAAGATCCTTCCACAGGAAAGCCCTTGACAATTACTATAG gaaTGCATATGGGTCCTGTTGCAGCGGGTCTTGTTGGAGAAAAGATGCCACAGTATTGCTTATTTGGAGATAGCGTAAACATGGCTGCGAGACTGAGAACAACATCCTTG CCCATGCGAATTCAGATCAGTGAAAGTTGTAAGCAATCGTTAAAAGGAAGCGATTTCCTTACAGAATTTCGTGGACTTATAGAGCTTAAG GGAAGAGGAAAAACGCGAACATACTGGTTGACAGGGAGGAGACATGCGTCCCCGATACAAGTATCACCAGCTTTAGCTGCCAGCTGA